The following proteins are co-located in the Pseudarthrobacter siccitolerans genome:
- a CDS encoding M14 family zinc carboxypeptidase, giving the protein MRKALATFRTLAVSGALALAAVTAPAPAMAVGEGPNYDGNGQITTSKLATYDEMVSFLKDQDTRQPAMELEVIGQTVKGRDIHLVKYISDPAKPTILYLTQQHGNEQLTTEGALEFVKHLGTGKSGDVLDGVNILIVPMLNADGAMGDVNFSLADYQAKGGRNMTRYNAEEVDLNRDHVDKVQPETQALHNNVMRKYRIDYMIDLHHQGTRSQRDGELVSGSILYPTTPNADPAVVEKSKQLGAVVFHNVDSTGWGHLGKYVGGSAETISRNGIAVEYGIATLLFEMRGMSDHYLDGYALGLRSNGYLIKQTVTTLTATAEAIADRSIADADTSFWDSLATQTSRPGEEAEDE; this is encoded by the coding sequence GTGAGAAAAGCCCTGGCAACTTTCAGGACCCTTGCCGTTTCCGGAGCCCTGGCGCTGGCAGCAGTGACGGCGCCCGCGCCGGCGATGGCCGTAGGCGAAGGCCCCAACTACGACGGCAATGGCCAGATCACCACATCGAAGCTGGCCACCTACGACGAGATGGTCTCCTTCCTCAAAGACCAGGACACCCGCCAGCCGGCCATGGAGCTGGAGGTCATCGGGCAGACGGTGAAGGGCCGCGACATCCACCTGGTCAAGTACATCTCGGACCCGGCCAAACCCACCATCCTTTACCTGACGCAGCAGCACGGCAACGAACAGCTGACTACCGAGGGCGCCCTGGAATTCGTCAAGCACCTTGGCACCGGCAAGTCAGGGGATGTCCTGGACGGCGTCAACATCCTCATCGTTCCCATGCTGAATGCAGACGGGGCCATGGGTGACGTGAACTTCTCCCTGGCGGACTACCAGGCCAAGGGCGGCCGCAACATGACCCGGTACAACGCCGAAGAGGTGGACCTCAACCGTGACCACGTGGACAAAGTCCAGCCGGAAACCCAGGCGCTCCATAACAACGTGATGCGCAAGTACCGGATCGACTACATGATCGACCTGCACCACCAGGGCACCCGCAGCCAACGTGACGGAGAACTCGTCTCCGGCTCCATCCTCTACCCCACCACCCCGAACGCCGATCCTGCAGTTGTGGAGAAGTCCAAGCAGCTGGGCGCGGTGGTGTTCCACAACGTCGATTCCACCGGCTGGGGCCACCTGGGCAAGTACGTGGGCGGCAGCGCCGAAACCATCAGCCGCAACGGCATCGCGGTGGAATACGGCATCGCAACCCTGCTGTTTGAGATGCGGGGCATGTCGGACCACTACCTGGACGGATATGCCCTGGGGCTCCGGAGCAACGGGTACCTGATCAAGCAGACAGTGACCACCCTGACGGCCACGGCCGAAGCCATCGCTGACAGATCAATTGCCGACGCCGACACCTCCTTCTGGGACAGCCTCGCCACCCAGACCTCCCGCCCGGGCGAGGAAGCTGAGGACGAGTAG
- a CDS encoding adenylosuccinate synthase, with protein sequence MPAIVIVGAQWGDEGKGKATDLLGGRVDYVVKPNGGNNAGHTVVVGGEKYELKLLPAGILSPNAVPIIGNGCVVNLEALFQEIEGLQARGADTSKLRVSANAHLVAPYHQVLDKVTERYLGSRAIGTTGRGIGPAYMDKVARLGIRVQDVFDESILRQKVEGSLRQKNELLVKIYNRRGVVVDEIVEYFLSFAERLRPLVIDSTLVLNTALDEGKVVLMEGGQATFLDVDHGTYPFVTSSNPTAGGASVGSGIGPTRISRSIGIIKAYTTRVGAGPFPTELFDEMGVYLQKTGGEFGVNTGRPRRCGWYDAVLARHASRVNGFTDYFVTKLDVLTGIEQIPVCVAYDVDGVRHDEMPMTQTEFHHAVPIFEYFDGWTEDITGARTLADLPENARNYVLALEKLSGTRFSAIGVGPDRDQTIVVNDLIND encoded by the coding sequence ATGCCAGCAATTGTGATCGTAGGAGCCCAGTGGGGCGACGAAGGAAAAGGCAAAGCGACCGACCTGCTGGGCGGCCGCGTTGACTATGTCGTCAAACCCAACGGCGGCAACAACGCCGGGCACACCGTCGTCGTAGGCGGTGAAAAATACGAACTCAAGCTGCTTCCGGCAGGCATCCTCAGCCCCAACGCCGTCCCCATTATCGGCAACGGCTGCGTGGTAAACCTCGAGGCACTCTTCCAGGAGATTGAGGGCCTCCAGGCGCGCGGTGCCGACACCTCAAAGCTTCGCGTCTCCGCCAACGCCCACCTCGTGGCTCCGTACCACCAGGTGCTGGACAAGGTGACGGAGCGCTACCTCGGCAGCCGGGCCATCGGGACCACCGGCCGCGGCATCGGCCCCGCGTACATGGACAAGGTGGCCCGCCTGGGCATCCGCGTCCAGGACGTCTTTGACGAGTCGATCCTCCGCCAGAAGGTGGAAGGCTCGTTGCGGCAGAAGAACGAACTCCTGGTCAAGATCTACAACCGCCGTGGCGTGGTGGTGGACGAGATCGTGGAGTACTTCCTGTCCTTCGCCGAGCGGCTGCGCCCGCTGGTCATCGACAGCACGCTGGTGCTGAACACCGCCCTGGATGAGGGCAAGGTAGTGCTCATGGAAGGCGGCCAGGCCACCTTCCTGGACGTGGACCACGGAACCTACCCCTTCGTGACTTCCTCCAACCCCACCGCCGGCGGCGCCTCCGTGGGTTCGGGCATCGGCCCCACCCGCATCTCCCGCTCCATTGGCATCATCAAGGCGTACACCACCCGCGTAGGCGCAGGCCCGTTTCCCACGGAACTGTTCGATGAGATGGGCGTGTACCTGCAGAAGACCGGCGGCGAATTCGGCGTCAACACCGGCCGGCCCCGCCGCTGCGGCTGGTACGACGCCGTCCTGGCCCGCCACGCCTCCCGCGTCAACGGCTTCACGGACTACTTCGTGACCAAGCTGGACGTGCTCACCGGCATCGAGCAGATTCCCGTGTGCGTAGCCTACGATGTGGACGGCGTCCGGCACGACGAGATGCCCATGACGCAGACAGAGTTCCACCACGCCGTGCCCATCTTCGAGTACTTCGACGGCTGGACCGAGGACATCACCGGGGCACGCACCTTGGCGGACCTCCCGGAGAATGCGCGCAACTACGTGCTGGCCCTGGAAAAGCTGTCCGGTACGCGTTTCTCCGCCATCGGAGTTGGCCCGGACCGCGACCAGACCATCGTGGTCAACGACCTCATCAACGACTGA
- a CDS encoding YegP family protein — protein MAGKFEAFVDQDSFFRFRLLAPDGTIMAVSGPFDSKSSLAAGITAVRECAGTGLVTDLCPAGTAARQAPAAVPASAAATVQDDCDDRRVPASTHTSSLSPGPRRQGSRPRWITAAAR, from the coding sequence ATGGCCGGAAAGTTCGAAGCGTTTGTTGACCAGGATTCTTTTTTCAGGTTCCGCCTCCTTGCCCCGGACGGCACCATCATGGCCGTCTCCGGCCCCTTTGACAGCAAATCCTCCCTCGCAGCCGGCATCACCGCCGTCAGGGAGTGCGCAGGAACGGGACTCGTGACCGATCTCTGCCCCGCGGGTACGGCGGCGCGTCAGGCACCTGCTGCAGTTCCGGCGTCGGCCGCTGCAACCGTCCAGGATGACTGTGACGACCGGCGCGTACCCGCCAGCACACACACTTCCAGCCTTTCCCCCGGGCCGCGGCGGCAGGGAAGCCGGCCACGCTGGATCACCGCAGCCGCCCGCTGA
- a CDS encoding RNA polymerase sigma factor, which translates to MTDALTGLAPGDQATGSSGFSAVYRTYASQVLGYFTARGVEDPEAAMQEVFLSVLPRLGTIHGGPAGLRTFIFSVAHARMVDDQRRQSRTPAKLPFEPGLDQREDPSAEAEALERISPQEVLDLLDGLPRDQREVLALRLVAGLTVEQSADAMGKSSGAVKQLQRRALGKLRELSAVKEYLSS; encoded by the coding sequence GTGACTGATGCACTGACAGGCCTGGCCCCGGGGGACCAGGCCACCGGGTCTTCCGGTTTCAGCGCGGTGTACCGGACGTATGCATCACAGGTCCTGGGATATTTCACCGCCCGGGGCGTCGAGGATCCGGAGGCGGCAATGCAGGAAGTGTTCCTGTCCGTCCTGCCGCGGCTTGGCACCATCCATGGCGGTCCCGCCGGGCTCCGGACGTTCATCTTCTCCGTGGCCCACGCCCGCATGGTGGATGACCAGCGGCGCCAGAGCCGCACGCCCGCGAAGCTGCCGTTCGAGCCCGGGCTGGACCAGCGGGAAGATCCGTCGGCCGAGGCGGAAGCGCTGGAACGCATATCCCCGCAGGAGGTCCTGGATCTGCTGGACGGGTTGCCCCGGGACCAGCGCGAGGTCCTGGCACTGCGCCTCGTGGCCGGACTCACGGTGGAGCAGTCAGCTGATGCCATGGGAAAGAGCTCCGGTGCGGTGAAGCAGTTGCAGCGGCGGGCGCTGGGTAAGCTCCGGGAACTTTCGGCCGTGAAGGAGTACCTGAGCTCATGA
- a CDS encoding CoA-binding protein has product MSITARTWEGPSAPERLDLLRQAKTIAIVGASDKPSRASYFVATYLLSSSRYKVYFVNPVVQEILGQPTYASLADLPESPDIVDVFRKHDDLPGVLDEAIAAGAKTLWLQLGSWHEGVAAEAEAAGLHVVMDRCVKIEHARFHGGLHLAGFDTGVISSKRQVLA; this is encoded by the coding sequence ATGAGCATTACAGCACGCACTTGGGAAGGCCCCTCGGCGCCCGAACGCCTGGACCTGCTGCGGCAAGCAAAGACAATCGCCATCGTGGGGGCATCGGACAAGCCCTCCCGGGCCAGCTACTTCGTGGCCACCTACCTGCTGTCCTCTTCCCGCTACAAGGTGTACTTCGTTAACCCGGTAGTCCAGGAGATCCTGGGCCAGCCCACGTACGCGTCGCTCGCAGACCTGCCGGAAAGCCCGGACATCGTGGACGTCTTCCGCAAGCACGACGACCTCCCCGGCGTCCTGGACGAGGCTATCGCTGCGGGCGCCAAAACCCTGTGGCTGCAGCTGGGGTCCTGGCATGAAGGCGTGGCCGCGGAGGCCGAAGCTGCCGGGCTCCATGTTGTGATGGACCGGTGCGTCAAGATCGAGCACGCCAGGTTCCATGGCGGACTCCATCTGGCAGGCTTTGACACCGGCGTCATCTCATCGAAGCGCCAGGTCCTGGCCTAA
- a CDS encoding O-acetylhomoserine aminocarboxypropyltransferase/cysteine synthase family protein: MSDRTFGFRTRALHAGGTPDAEHGARAVPIYQTTSFVFKDTQDAANLFALQKYGNIYSRIGNPTVAAFEERIASLEGGIGAVATSSGMAAEFITFAALTQAGDHIVAASQLYGGTVTQLDVTLRRFGVDTTFVPGTEPADYAAAVRKNTKAIFVEVVANPSSEVQDLAALAQVAHDAGIPLVVDATLSTPYLVRPIEHGADIVIHSATKFLGGHGTTLGGVIVESGRFNWGNGKFPTMTEPVASYGNVSWWGNFGEYGFLTKLRCEQLRDIGPALSPQSAFQLLQGVETLPQRLDEHLKNAQAVAEWLEADERVAYVNFSGLPSHPHFKRARKYLPLGPGSVFSFGVKGGRAAGQKFIESLQLASHLANVGDSRTLVIHPGSTTHQQLSPAQLESAGVPEDLVRISVGLEDIEDILWDLDQALTAASQATAAEAGMRDDEAADACTIGARA; encoded by the coding sequence ATGAGTGACCGAACTTTCGGATTCCGCACTCGCGCCCTGCACGCCGGTGGCACCCCTGACGCCGAACACGGCGCCCGGGCCGTCCCCATCTACCAGACCACATCCTTCGTGTTCAAGGACACCCAGGACGCCGCCAACCTGTTCGCACTGCAGAAGTACGGCAACATCTACTCCCGCATAGGCAACCCCACTGTGGCCGCGTTCGAAGAGCGCATCGCCTCCCTGGAAGGCGGCATCGGAGCGGTCGCGACGTCCTCGGGCATGGCCGCGGAGTTCATCACCTTCGCCGCGCTGACCCAGGCGGGCGACCACATCGTTGCCGCCTCCCAGCTCTACGGGGGCACCGTGACCCAGCTGGACGTCACCCTCCGCCGCTTCGGCGTGGACACCACGTTCGTGCCCGGTACCGAACCTGCGGACTACGCGGCGGCGGTCCGGAAGAACACCAAGGCAATTTTCGTTGAGGTGGTGGCCAACCCGTCGTCGGAAGTCCAGGACCTTGCGGCTTTGGCGCAAGTGGCGCACGACGCCGGCATCCCCCTCGTCGTCGACGCCACCTTGAGCACGCCGTACCTGGTGCGGCCCATCGAACACGGCGCGGACATCGTGATCCACTCGGCCACCAAGTTCCTTGGAGGCCACGGGACCACGCTGGGTGGCGTGATCGTGGAAAGCGGCCGGTTCAACTGGGGCAACGGCAAGTTCCCCACCATGACCGAACCCGTAGCCTCCTACGGCAACGTCTCCTGGTGGGGCAACTTCGGCGAGTACGGCTTCCTCACCAAACTCCGCTGTGAGCAGCTGCGCGACATTGGCCCCGCGCTCTCCCCGCAGTCCGCCTTCCAGCTGCTGCAGGGCGTGGAAACCCTTCCCCAGCGGCTGGACGAGCACCTGAAGAACGCCCAGGCCGTGGCCGAATGGCTCGAGGCCGACGAGCGCGTGGCCTACGTGAACTTCTCGGGGTTGCCGTCACATCCGCACTTCAAACGGGCACGGAAGTACCTTCCCCTGGGTCCGGGCTCGGTGTTCTCCTTTGGCGTGAAGGGCGGGAGGGCTGCGGGGCAGAAGTTCATCGAATCCCTGCAGCTGGCCTCGCACCTGGCCAATGTGGGCGATTCCCGTACCCTGGTGATCCATCCTGGCAGCACCACCCACCAGCAGCTCAGCCCGGCGCAGCTCGAGTCAGCAGGCGTGCCGGAGGACCTGGTCCGCATTTCCGTGGGCCTGGAGGACATCGAGGACATCCTGTGGGACCTTGACCAGGCCCTCACCGCAGCATCGCAAGCCACAGCTGCGGAGGCGGGGATGCGGGATGACGAAGCAGCCGACGCCTGCACGATCGGAGCACGCGCATGA